A genomic stretch from Methylophilus medardicus includes:
- the gap gene encoding type I glyceraldehyde-3-phosphate dehydrogenase, giving the protein MSVKVGINGFGRIGRMALRAVVEQSEFSNIEVVAINSSYDVEYMMYLLKYDSVHGRFNAKVEADQGALVVNGKRIHLTAERDPSKIDWRIGGADIIIESTGAFLTQDNCQPHLNGGAKKVVQSAPGKDDTPMFVFGVNHTEYAGQAIISAASCTTNGLAPLVKVLHDSFGIKRGLMTTIHAATASQLTVDGTSKKDWRGGRSVFENIIPSITGAAKAVGKVIPSLNKKLTGMAMRVPSADVSVVDLTVELSTETTYEAICAAMQQAAAGDLKDVLEYTNEKVVSSDFRSSAAASVFDADAGIMLDPTFVKVIGWYDNEYGYTCNLLRLVQHIA; this is encoded by the coding sequence ATGTCAGTCAAGGTAGGCATTAACGGGTTTGGGCGCATTGGCCGCATGGCGTTGCGTGCGGTAGTTGAGCAGTCAGAGTTCAGCAATATCGAAGTTGTGGCGATTAATAGTTCATATGATGTTGAATATATGATGTATCTGCTCAAATATGACTCAGTACATGGCCGTTTTAATGCCAAGGTCGAGGCTGATCAAGGTGCGTTGGTGGTGAATGGCAAGCGCATTCACCTCACCGCAGAGCGTGACCCGAGTAAGATTGACTGGCGTATCGGCGGTGCGGATATCATCATTGAGTCAACCGGGGCATTTTTGACCCAAGACAATTGCCAACCGCATCTAAACGGTGGCGCCAAAAAAGTGGTGCAATCCGCCCCTGGCAAAGACGATACGCCGATGTTTGTATTTGGCGTTAACCACACCGAATACGCGGGCCAAGCGATCATTTCAGCCGCTTCTTGTACCACCAACGGCTTGGCGCCTTTGGTAAAAGTCTTGCATGACAGCTTTGGGATTAAACGCGGTTTGATGACGACCATTCATGCGGCAACGGCTTCGCAACTGACGGTGGATGGCACCTCCAAAAAAGACTGGCGCGGTGGCCGCAGCGTCTTCGAAAACATTATTCCTTCGATCACGGGTGCAGCCAAGGCCGTGGGCAAAGTGATTCCTTCGCTGAATAAAAAATTAACGGGCATGGCGATGCGTGTGCCATCTGCTGATGTGTCTGTGGTCGATTTAACCGTAGAGCTGTCGACTGAAACAACTTACGAAGCCATCTGCGCTGCCATGCAACAAGCCGCGGCTGGGGATTTGAAGGACGTGCTCGAATATACCAATGAAAAAGTCGTTTCCAGCGACTTTCGCAGTAGTGCCGCAGCCAGTGTGTTTGATGCGGATGCAGGCATCATGTTGGACCCAACCTTTGTCAAGGTGATCGGTTGGTACGACAATGAATACGGGTATACCTGCAACCTGCTGCGCTTGGTGCAACATATTGCTTAA
- a CDS encoding phosphoglycerate kinase, whose protein sequence is MKFIKMTDLDLRGKRVFIRADLNVPVKDGVVTSDARIVASMPTIEFALKAGAKVMVTSHLGRPEEGVYSEENSLQPVADVMSRLLGQPVRLVKNWLAPNAPQDSLSTGEGELILLENCRFNVGEKKNNDELAKKYAALCDVFVMDAFGTAHRAEASTHGIAKFAPVACAGILLTQELDALSKALLAPARPLVAIVGGSKVSTKLTVLESLSDKVDQLVVGGGIANTFLKASGQEVGKSLCEDDLLETAKCLMGKMSARGACVPIAKDVVVGKQFDANEPAIKKSATEVAPDEMIFDIGVQSAAELVDIIMQAGTVVWNGPVGVFEFDQFGEGTKTIAKAIAETKAFTLAGGGDTIAAIQKYGIYDKVSYISTAGGAFLEFLEGKTLPAVAILEARAA, encoded by the coding sequence ATGAAATTCATCAAAATGACTGACCTCGATTTGCGTGGCAAACGCGTATTTATCCGCGCTGACCTTAACGTGCCGGTGAAGGATGGCGTGGTGACGAGTGATGCTAGGATTGTCGCCAGTATGCCGACCATTGAATTTGCGCTCAAAGCCGGTGCCAAGGTGATGGTGACTTCGCATTTGGGACGCCCGGAGGAGGGCGTGTACAGCGAAGAGAATTCCTTGCAACCAGTCGCGGATGTGATGAGTCGATTACTCGGGCAGCCGGTGCGTTTGGTGAAAAACTGGCTGGCGCCGAATGCGCCGCAAGACAGTTTATCCACGGGGGAAGGCGAGCTCATTTTGCTGGAGAATTGCCGCTTTAATGTCGGTGAGAAGAAAAATAACGATGAGTTAGCTAAAAAATATGCGGCCTTGTGTGACGTATTTGTGATGGATGCTTTTGGCACCGCTCATCGCGCAGAAGCCTCGACACATGGGATTGCCAAATTTGCGCCAGTGGCCTGCGCGGGTATTTTGCTGACGCAAGAACTCGATGCACTGAGTAAAGCATTGTTGGCGCCGGCACGGCCACTGGTCGCTATTGTTGGCGGCTCTAAAGTCTCAACCAAGTTGACCGTATTGGAAAGTTTGTCTGACAAGGTGGATCAATTGGTTGTTGGTGGAGGCATCGCTAACACCTTCCTCAAAGCCTCAGGGCAAGAAGTGGGGAAATCTTTATGTGAAGATGACCTGCTTGAAACGGCCAAATGTCTGATGGGGAAAATGTCTGCGCGTGGCGCTTGCGTGCCAATTGCGAAAGACGTGGTGGTTGGCAAACAGTTTGATGCCAACGAGCCTGCGATTAAAAAGTCAGCTACTGAGGTTGCCCCGGACGAGATGATTTTTGATATTGGCGTGCAGTCTGCGGCGGAGTTAGTCGACATCATCATGCAGGCAGGCACGGTGGTCTGGAATGGCCCGGTAGGTGTGTTTGAATTTGATCAGTTTGGCGAAGGCACTAAAACCATCGCTAAAGCCATTGCCGAGACCAAGGCGTTCACGCTCGCAGGGGGCGGTGACACCATTGCTGCGATTCAAAAGTATGGCATTTACGATAAAGTGTCTTATATATCGACGGCTGGTGGCGCATTTTTGGAGTTTTTAGAGGGTAAAACCTTGCCTGCGGTGGCTATTTTAGAAGCGCGGGCCGCTTAA
- a CDS encoding GGDEF domain-containing protein, whose translation MNIAEQLLSGILETLSLQIAVIDEAGSIIYVNQSWRAFGLLYGLSLDTDWFGISYLDICRANEDTNQPLLLDGIERVLSGSIAQFTTDYLCHTPTQEPTWLTLHLQPMQTTLADGQLFLLSLTNITHHKQTEDRMSALTLTDPLTGLANRRRLEQFMRDEWSRAIRHQSSLSVMMVDADHFKQLNDSMGHAAGDDCLRQLASILKRYSNRPGDLAARYGGEEFVLVLSQTTQQEAAKIAERIRQKVMALDIRFAGHRLMTVSIGVAALGIQQSQSHKAQHARNQWLNFSEDGNLLLEQADKALYVAKKQGRNRVEVYDKHHRLTVPLSV comes from the coding sequence GTGAACATCGCAGAACAATTACTGAGTGGTATTTTGGAAACACTCTCATTGCAAATTGCAGTGATTGATGAGGCCGGCAGTATTATTTACGTCAATCAGTCTTGGCGAGCCTTCGGCTTATTGTACGGCCTATCCTTAGATACTGACTGGTTTGGCATCAGTTATCTAGATATTTGTCGCGCAAACGAAGATACCAATCAACCATTGTTACTGGACGGTATCGAGCGCGTCCTCAGCGGCTCCATCGCACAATTTACCACTGACTATTTGTGTCACACCCCGACGCAGGAGCCAACCTGGCTCACTTTGCATTTGCAACCCATGCAAACGACGTTGGCAGATGGTCAGTTGTTTTTACTGTCGCTCACCAACATCACCCATCACAAACAAACTGAAGATCGCATGTCGGCGCTGACACTGACTGACCCGCTCACTGGGCTGGCCAATCGTCGGCGGCTTGAACAATTTATGCGCGATGAGTGGTCTCGAGCAATTCGCCATCAGTCCAGCTTGAGTGTCATGATGGTCGATGCAGACCATTTCAAGCAATTAAACGACAGTATGGGACATGCTGCGGGCGATGATTGTTTACGCCAGTTGGCTAGCATATTAAAACGCTACAGCAATCGGCCGGGAGACTTGGCTGCGCGCTACGGCGGTGAGGAGTTCGTCTTGGTGCTCAGCCAGACGACACAGCAAGAAGCCGCAAAAATTGCTGAGAGGATACGCCAAAAGGTCATGGCACTGGATATTCGCTTTGCAGGTCATCGCCTAATGACGGTGAGCATCGGTGTTGCCGCGCTCGGCATTCAGCAATCACAATCACATAAAGCGCAGCATGCGCGCAACCAGTGGCTCAATTTTAGTGAGGATGGCAACTTACTGCTCGAGCAAGCCGATAAGGCGCTATACGTGGCCAAAAAACAGGGCCGCAACCGCGTCGAAGTCTACGATAAACATCACCGGCTGACGGTGCCGCTCTCGGTTTAA
- the gap gene encoding type I glyceraldehyde-3-phosphate dehydrogenase, with translation MGIRVGINGFGRIGRMVLRAALNQAEFNDLEVVAINGIEAPDHMLYMLKYDSVHGRLAQDAQLEGDFLVINGKKIRLTAHSNPADIDWTQEAVDVVIECTGVFLTQETCAAHIAGGARIVVQSAPGKDDTPMYVYGVNHYHYRGEDIVSAASCTTNGLAPIVKVLHDHFGVKRGLMTTIHAATATQKTVDGTSNKDWRGGRGVFENIIPSSTGAAKAVGKVIPSLNKKLTGMSMRIPSADVSVVDLTVELQQATSYEEICAVMKYASERDLKGVLGYTEEAVVSSDFRGYPAASVFDAGAGIMLDPTFVKVIGWYDNEYGYTCNLLRLTRYVSYAKLSMADLPEAVAEAA, from the coding sequence ATGGGTATCAGGGTGGGCATTAACGGTTTTGGTCGTATTGGTCGTATGGTGCTGCGCGCCGCATTAAATCAGGCAGAATTCAACGATTTGGAAGTGGTGGCGATTAACGGCATCGAGGCACCTGATCATATGCTGTATATGCTCAAATATGACTCGGTGCACGGTAGGTTGGCACAAGATGCACAGTTAGAGGGCGACTTTTTGGTGATCAATGGCAAGAAAATCCGTTTGACCGCGCACAGCAACCCGGCGGATATCGATTGGACACAAGAGGCGGTTGATGTGGTGATCGAATGCACGGGCGTGTTCCTGACCCAAGAAACGTGTGCTGCGCATATTGCCGGCGGTGCACGTATTGTCGTTCAGTCCGCGCCGGGAAAAGACGATACGCCGATGTACGTGTACGGGGTGAATCACTATCATTATCGCGGGGAAGATATTGTCTCCGCGGCGTCATGTACCACCAACGGGCTCGCACCGATTGTTAAAGTGTTGCATGATCATTTTGGCGTGAAGCGCGGGTTGATGACCACCATTCATGCGGCGACCGCCACGCAAAAAACTGTGGATGGTACGTCTAACAAAGATTGGCGCGGCGGGCGCGGTGTATTTGAAAACATTATTCCTTCGAGTACGGGTGCCGCCAAAGCGGTGGGTAAGGTGATTCCTTCACTGAATAAGAAACTGACTGGCATGTCTATGCGGATTCCCTCGGCAGATGTGTCTGTGGTGGACCTCACTGTGGAATTGCAACAAGCCACCAGCTATGAAGAAATCTGTGCGGTGATGAAGTATGCCTCAGAGCGTGACCTGAAGGGGGTGCTCGGGTATACCGAAGAGGCGGTGGTCTCTAGTGATTTTCGGGGCTATCCGGCCGCCAGCGTCTTTGATGCAGGCGCCGGTATTATGTTGGATCCGACCTTTGTGAAAGTGATCGGCTGGTATGACAATGAGTATGGGTATACCTGTAATTTGCTGCGTTTAACGCGTTATGTCAGTTATGCCAAGCTGTCGATGGCAGACCTGCCTGAGGCGGTGGCAGAGGCAGCTTAA
- a CDS encoding phosphoribosylaminoimidazolesuccinocarboxamide synthase yields the protein MRAPLLETSIKSLKKLHQGKVRDIYDIDADTMLLVSTDRLSAFDVILPTGIAHKGAMLTQMANFWFEQLQAVVPNHLTGIAPETVVAPDEVEQVKGRAMVVKKLKPLPLEAIVRGYLVGSGWKEYAAKGTVCDIPLPAGLQLAQQLPKPLFTPSSKAAVGDHDENISIAQVEALIGKEMTAQVEQAAIALYTRAAEYARTKGIIIADTKFEFGLDAQGVLHVMDEALTPDSSRFWPADQYQIGSNPPSYDKQYVRDWLESCGWDKTAPGPELPPEVAQRTSDKYMEAFAKLTGRTLAVEASA from the coding sequence ATGCGCGCGCCTTTGCTCGAAACCTCCATCAAAAGCCTGAAGAAACTGCACCAAGGTAAGGTGCGTGATATTTATGATATCGACGCGGATACCATGTTGTTGGTGAGTACCGACCGCTTGAGCGCGTTTGATGTGATTTTGCCAACGGGCATTGCACACAAAGGCGCCATGCTGACGCAAATGGCTAACTTTTGGTTTGAGCAGTTGCAAGCGGTGGTGCCGAACCATTTAACCGGTATTGCCCCAGAGACTGTGGTAGCGCCGGACGAAGTCGAGCAAGTGAAGGGGCGTGCTATGGTGGTCAAAAAACTCAAGCCTTTGCCGCTGGAAGCGATCGTGCGTGGTTATTTGGTGGGCAGTGGCTGGAAAGAGTATGCAGCCAAAGGCACCGTGTGCGATATTCCATTGCCTGCTGGTTTGCAATTGGCGCAACAATTACCCAAGCCTTTGTTTACGCCATCCAGCAAAGCGGCGGTTGGGGACCATGATGAGAACATTAGTATTGCGCAAGTCGAGGCCTTAATCGGCAAAGAAATGACGGCGCAGGTTGAACAGGCGGCGATTGCGCTCTACACCCGGGCTGCCGAATATGCGCGTACCAAGGGCATTATCATTGCCGATACCAAGTTTGAGTTTGGTCTCGATGCGCAAGGCGTGCTGCATGTGATGGATGAGGCGCTGACGCCTGACTCTTCACGTTTTTGGCCGGCCGATCAGTACCAAATTGGCAGCAATCCGCCCAGTTATGATAAGCAATATGTCCGCGATTGGCTGGAGAGTTGTGGTTGGGATAAAACCGCGCCAGGCCCCGAATTGCCGCCAGAGGTGGCACAACGGACATCGGACAAATACATGGAGGCCTTTGCCAAGCTGACCGGACGCACGTTAGCGGTTGAAGCATCGGCATAG
- a CDS encoding YkvA family protein has translation MGFRAQLAELASRFKQEVAFYRALHAHPETPKLARGLLWLALAYLVLPFDLIPDFIPVIGQLDELVIVPLLLYLALRLIPVSVRQACRDSVQVALTQK, from the coding sequence ATGGGTTTTCGCGCGCAATTGGCCGAGTTGGCCAGCCGATTTAAGCAAGAGGTGGCATTTTATCGTGCACTGCATGCGCACCCTGAGACCCCTAAGCTGGCAAGAGGGTTGTTATGGCTGGCACTGGCGTACCTGGTGTTGCCATTCGATCTGATTCCCGACTTCATCCCGGTGATTGGGCAGCTCGATGAGCTGGTGATTGTGCCATTGTTATTGTATTTGGCACTCAGGCTGATTCCTGTCAGTGTTCGCCAGGCATGTCGTGATTCTGTGCAGGTTGCGTTAACGCAAAAATAG